A region of the Microbacterium sp. SL75 genome:
CGCACGCCCACCCGGTCACCCCGTCGCACTCCAGCGTCATGCAGAGCCGCTGCCGTCCGCCACACACGCGCCAGCAGCTCGCGGTAGCTGAGGGCACCCGACCCGTCGTCGATCGCGGAGGCTTCGGGATACCGAGCGGCGACGTCGGTCAGGATGTCGATGAGAGTGCGCGCGGGCGGCGCAGCCCCCGTCCGGTCCAGCGGGGCCTGAGCTTCGAAAGCGGAGGTCGTCACGGAGGTGAACAGTACAACCCCCAGGAAAACACCCCGGGACGGCCGCCCCGGTTCACCTCCCGTTCACCCGTGCAACGCAGTCTGTTCTCCGTCGCTGTTTACCGTTCACGACGAACCCTGCACCGGGTTCCTGTTCCCGACATGCGAAGGATTCACACCGTGAAGCTCTCCCGACTCGCCCAGCTGGGCACCGTGGCCGCCGTGGCCTCTCTGACACTCGCCGGCTGCGCCGGCACCTCGGGCTCCGGCGACGCCGCGGGCTCGACCCCCACGTCGACCTCGTCCGACGTCGCGTTCACCGTCGACCCGAACCTCTCGGGCACGATCACGGCCGGTGGCTCGAGCGCCCAGGCGAACGCGCAGGCCGCATGGACGAGCGCCTACAACGCTCAGGCCAAGGGCGTCACGATCAACTACGACAAGTCGCAGGGCTCCGGCGGTGGCGTCACCAACTTCCTGAGCGGCGCGTACGACTTCGCCGGCTCCGACTCGCCGCTGAACGCCGACCAGACGGCCCAGTCCAAGGCCCTCTGCACCGACGGCGGCGTCAACATCCCCGTCTACCTCGACGGTGTCGCGATCATCTTCAACATCCCCGGCGTGACCAGCCTGAAGCTCTCGGGTGAGACGATCGCGAAGATCTTCGCCCTGCAGATCACCGACTGGTCGGACCCGGCCATCACGAAGGACAACGGAACGGCCCTCGCCGCCGGCGCCATCACCACCGTCGCCCGTTCG
Encoded here:
- a CDS encoding phosphate ABC transporter substrate-binding protein PstS, giving the protein MKLSRLAQLGTVAAVASLTLAGCAGTSGSGDAAGSTPTSTSSDVAFTVDPNLSGTITAGGSSAQANAQAAWTSAYNAQAKGVTINYDKSQGSGGGVTNFLSGAYDFAGSDSPLNADQTAQSKALCTDGGVNIPVYLDGVAIIFNIPGVTSLKLSGETIAKIFALQITDWSDPAITKDNGTALAAGAITTVARSDGSGTTQNFTNYLAATQSSVWTKPAGKDWPIEGNVSKQKGGSGVVEAVKAGTGTIGYADHSAIGSLNAASIIQDGTAIAYSPEAVTATFAAAAVDASNGVAGDLSKKFDYSKLTAETYPIPLVSYAIACTTFKDAKQSELVKSYLGFVTSTLGQQVAAKNAGSAPLPDSVLSAAAETLASIK